One window of Streptomyces sp. NBC_00273 genomic DNA carries:
- a CDS encoding DNA alkylation repair protein, whose protein sequence is MLSNDRRPPRVPRSALADTLVERLTGAYAAAADPVRARAMAAYMKDVAPFLGIPTPLRRDLSKTVTKDTPEPSEADCTALALRCWRLPEREYQYFAVDYLRRHVPRCSAGFLPVARHLVVTVPWWDTVDLLAAHTVGPLVAADPELAAVMDEWIEEEDLWLVRTALLHQLRFKSATDTGRLFAHCRRRADHPDFFVRKAIGWALREYAKTDPDAVRAFVEAERGSLAPLSVREALKNL, encoded by the coding sequence ATGCTGTCGAACGACCGGCGACCCCCGCGGGTTCCCCGCAGCGCCCTCGCGGACACCCTGGTGGAGCGGCTGACGGGGGCGTACGCGGCGGCCGCCGATCCCGTGCGGGCCCGGGCCATGGCCGCGTACATGAAGGACGTCGCACCCTTCCTCGGCATCCCCACCCCGCTGCGCCGGGACCTGTCGAAGACCGTGACCAAGGACACTCCAGAACCTTCCGAGGCGGACTGCACGGCGCTCGCGCTGCGCTGCTGGCGGCTCCCGGAACGCGAGTACCAGTACTTCGCGGTGGACTACCTGCGCCGCCACGTCCCCCGCTGCTCCGCCGGCTTCCTGCCGGTGGCCCGGCACCTGGTCGTCACCGTCCCCTGGTGGGACACCGTCGACCTGCTGGCCGCGCACACGGTCGGACCCCTGGTGGCCGCCGACCCGGAACTCGCGGCCGTGATGGACGAGTGGATCGAGGAGGAGGACCTCTGGCTCGTCCGCACCGCGCTGCTCCACCAGCTCCGCTTCAAGTCCGCCACCGACACCGGACGGCTCTTCGCCCATTGCCGTCGCCGGGCCGACCACCCGGACTTCTTCGTGCGCAAGGCCATCGGCTGGGCCCTGCGCGAGTACGCGAAGACGGACCCGGACGCGGTTCGCGCCTTCGTCGAGGCCGAACGAGGCTCCCTGGCCCCGCTGTCCGTGCGCGAGGCGCTCAAGAACCTCTGA